CCTTTACTGGAATCGTGATTTGTGGGATTTGAACTTGCCGCTGTTGCCTTCACTGGATCGTGATCTGTGGGAATTGATCTTGCCGCTGTTGCCTTCACTGGGATCGTGATCCGAGGTTGATCTTGCCGCTGTTGTCTTCATTGGGATCGTTATCTAAGGGATTTGTTCTTGCCTTAACTGGGATCGTGATTTGTTCTTACCGCTCTTGTCTTCACTGGGATCGTGATATGAGGGATTTCTTCTTGCCTTAACTGGAATCCATGATTTGAGGGATTTCTTCTTGCCTTAACTGGGATCCGTGATTTGAGGGATTACTTCTTACCTTAACTGGGATCCGTGATTTGAAGGATTACCTAATTTCCTGGGGTCGTGATCCGAGGGATTTTCGTCGCCTTTTCTGGGATCGTGATCTGAGGGATTGGGGTGTGATTGATTTGGAAGGTGCGGCTGTACCTCCTGGGATCGTGGTGTGATTGATTTGTTGCTGAGGTCATTTATGTAATTATTTAAAACTGTTGGACTTAAATGTAAAAGTAACTTGTGAAGGAGTCGGGGAGTAAGAAATACATGATGAAATCAGAGTAATTAACTGCTTCCAGCTGCTCAAGTAATGGAACGATATGCACATATGAGTGCCAAGTAATCCTGTACCAGGAAAGTGGGAAGTGAGCAAAAGGTGACCGCATAGCGCAGTGGATTAGCGCGTCTGACTTCGGATCAGAAGGTCGTGGGTTCGACTCCCACTGtggtcgtcttcttccttttcctttcgCTTTTTGCCCATCCATGgatcctcctcctgcagctgCAGTCTCGATTTTGGAAAACCAACGCTGctgagattttcagaggttcACTTTACCCCAGCGACAAGGATGGCTGCCAATGCCATCGGACGAAGCATCGCAAATCGCCTCCTTGCCGGCGGCGCCCCTACGCCTCCCACCTATCACCGccggtcctcctcctccgccgccgccacgcccaaGGTAAACATGgaagctagctagggtttaCTGTAATTCCCTTTCCAGAAGAAAGTCAATCTGGGTCTTGTGCAGTTCAGTCTCGTTCTTTTCTTCTGACCATTCGCTTAGTTACTGATGGAATCAAAATGCCAATTTTGAAAAAGGGCGAGGGTTTGTTCCTGCCATGGCTGCGGAGCAAGGCAGGGACCCGCATTTCGTCTGTGCTATCTGTCGGGACCTCACCCTTGGGAAGGTAGGCCTGTGCTGTCAATCCTCAAGGCCCCATTTGGATGAGGATTCTTGACTCTCAATTGCTTGCCAGGTCTTTGTTTGCTTCAAAGCGCATACGGGAGGGGGACTGTATAATGGAAGTGCCTTATAGTGTTGTATGTTCCTAGCCAAATCAAACCCCCCAACTCCCCTTTCCACTGCCAATTTAATTAGATGGTTTTattaagaaagaaagaaagaaaatcctTTTCTTCTAACATGCAGCAACTTACTCAAGATAAGCTTCCAGAACGACTGCGCCTACTTCTCGATGATGTTGCTGGAGACACGGCCAAGATTGCTGTGCTCCTCATGATGGAGCatcacctgggacatgtttGGTTCCTTGCCTAGCCTTTGTTTTTAACTCAAAGATTTCTTCATGTATTAAAGGAAATTATGGGGGAAAACCTATGCTTGTTTCCTTTGTAGAAATCAGGATGGGCGCCATATGTTAGATCTCTTCCACGCAATGATCAGATGCATAACATGGTAAGTACCacacattgtttttcttctgttaTGCACTGGTGACATAAAATGGCTTCTGTTTGTTTTAAACACATGCCCATAAATGTTCCATGGTTGATTCTGTAGAGTGGAAAAATGGCACGTTTTACCATTTACAGAGATAAGATAGTAATAAGGGGAAACTGAACCTAATTCTTACAGAAATATACCATATACACATTGAaaagttaattttttttcctttcttgatGAATCAATGgacatttttttatcaaactCTGGAAAAAGATGTGACACGACA
The Brachypodium distachyon strain Bd21 chromosome 2, Brachypodium_distachyon_v3.0, whole genome shotgun sequence genome window above contains:
- the LOC100821398 gene encoding ribosomal lysine N-methyltransferase 4 isoform X2, producing MAANAIGRSIANRLLAGGAPTPPTYHRRSSSSAAATPKGEGLFLPWLRSKAGTRISSVLSVGTSPLGRSLFASKRIREGDCIMEVPYSVQLTQDKLPERLRLLLDDVAGDTAKIAVLLMMEHHLGHKSGWAPYVRSLPRNDQMHNMMFWDLNELHMVRISSICDEAIERRERAMKEFSAVKPSLECFPHLFGEIKLEDFMHASALVSSRAWQTSRGVSLIFLTMMVFLILYYYMMDRKISLRSFLTEIMLLVNRSW